A genomic window from Vigna radiata var. radiata cultivar VC1973A unplaced genomic scaffold, Vradiata_ver6 scaffold_153, whole genome shotgun sequence includes:
- the LOC106752589 gene encoding shewanella-like protein phosphatase 1 encodes MASLCLNSFPVPPSSLPRKPTETSLSSSSYPSLLVDSNDNNYNHSALKPIVVTGDPPTFVSAPGRRILAVGDLHGDIKQARSALEMAGVLSSDGQDLWTGGETVLIQLGDILDRGEDEIAILSLLRSLDKQAKANGGAVFQVNGNHETMNVEGDFRYVDSGGFDECNDFLEYMNGSEDDWEQTFTSWVDVSQRWKEDRTMSKSYWGTWNLLKRQKGVIARSVLFRPGGPLARELARHSVVLKVNDWLFCHGGLLPHHVAYGLERMNKEVSEWMRGLYENDNAPKMPFIATRGYDSVVWNRLYSRDAPDLVDYQAKQVSSILDETLQAVGAKSMVVGHTPQTTGVNCKYNCSIWRIDVGMSSGVLNSRPEVLEIIDNQARVIRCKRDRHSELQAAAYT; translated from the exons ATGGCATCACTGTGTTTAAACTCATTTCCAGTTCCACCGTCATCTCTTCCTCGCAAACCAACAGaaacttctctttcttcttcttcatatcCTTCTTTGCTTGTTGATAGCAACGACAACAACTACAATCACAGTGCTTTGAAACCCATTGTTGTCACTGGAGACCCCCCAACTTTTGTTTCTGCTCCTGGTCGCAGAATTCTTGCTG TTGGAGACCTACATGGAGATATTAAGCAAGCTAGGTCTGCTCTTGAAATGGCCGGTGTATTGAGCTCTGATGGTCAAGACTTGTGGACTGGTGGAGAAACT GTGTTGATTCAACTTGGAGATATACTAGATCGAGGTGAAGATGAAATTGCCATCTTATCCTTGCTGCGATCGTTGGATAAACAGGCAAAAGCAAACGGTGGAGCTGTGTTTCAG GTAAATGGAAATCATGAGACCATGAATGTGGAAGGGGATTTCAGATATGTCGATTCTGGTGGATTTGATGAGTGTAATGATTTCTTAGAATATATGAATGGCTCTGAAGATGACTGGGAACAAACTTTTACTTCCTGGGTTGATGTCTCTCAAAGGTGGAAAGAAGATCGAACAATGTCAAAAAGTTATTGGGGAACTTGGAATTTATTGAAG AGGCAAAAGGGAGTCATAGCCAGATCAGTCCTCTTTAGGCCTGGTGGGCCTCTTGCACGTGAGCTTGCAAGGCATTCTGTTGTACTTAAGGTCAATGACTGGCTCTTCTGCCATGGTGGACTTCTTCCTCACCATG TTGCATATGGTTTAGAGAGGATGAATAAAGAAGTGTCTGAGTGGATGAGAGGTCTTTATGAGAACGACAATGCTCCCAAAATGCCTTTCATTGCCACTAGGGGCTATGATAGTGTTGTTTGGAATCGTTTATACTCAAGAGATGCACCAGATTTGGTGGACTATCAAGCTAAACAG GTAAGTTCCATTCTTGACGAGACACTGCAAGCAGTTGGTGCTAAATCAATGGTGGTCGGGCATACTCCTCAAACTACAGGTGTAAATTG TAAATACAATTGTAGCATATGGCGTATAGATGTTGGAATGTCCAGTGGAGTTCTTAATTCAAGACCAGAG GTTCTAGAAATTATAGATAATCAAGCAAGAGTTATAAGGTGCAAAAGGGACCGACACAGTGAACTTCAAGCTGCTGCATATACTTAA
- the LOC106752633 gene encoding UDP-glycosyltransferase 87A1 isoform X2, producing MAQPVQVPPTMVCHVVAVPYPGRGHVNPMMNLCKLLLSKNSQIRVTFVVTEEWLGFIGSDSKPDNIRFATIPNVIPSEESRANDFVTFLEAVMTKMEDPFEELLNRLHPPPTVIIYDTYLFWVVRLANARNIPVASFWPMSASFFAVLKHFHLLRRNGHYPVNVSDGEKRVDYIPGNSSIRLADFPLNDESWRSRRLLELALNVIPWVQKAQYLLFPTIYELEPQAIDALKAEFSIPIYTVGPAIPCFDNARIDASKHGYFQWLDNQPSASVLYISQGSFLSVSNEQFDEIAAGVGDSGVPFLWVQPRENGRLKELCGDKGLVLPWCDQLKVLQHPAIGGFWSHCGWNSTREGVFSGVPFLAFPIFMDQPLNGKFIVEEWKVGWRVKREVKEDTLIRKDEISSLIRKFMDLNGDEVMRKRSRELKLLCHTAIASGGSSETDITAFLSNILNVPN from the exons ATGGCGCAACCGGTTCAAGTTCCACCAACCATGGTCTGCCACGTGGTAGCGGTGCCATACCCAGGACGAGGTCACGTGAATCCGATGATGAACCTCTGCAAGTTGCTACTCTCCAAAAACTCTCAAATCCGCGTAACCTTCGTGGTCACCGAAGAATGGCTCGGCTTCATCGGCTCCGACTCCAAGCCCGACAACATCCGATTCGCCACAATCCCCAACGTTATTCCCTCCGAAGAGAGTCGAGCCAACGACTTCGTCACGTTTCTTGAAGCTGTTATGACCAAAATGGAAGATCCTTTTGAAGAGTTGCTCAACCGCCTCCACCCGCCGCCGACAGTAATCATATACGACACTTACCTCTTCTGGGTGGTTCGCCTCGCCAACGCCAGAAACATTCCCGTGGCGTCGTTTTGGCCCATGTCCGCGTCGTTTTTCGCCGTGCTCAAACATTTCCATCTTCTCCGACGAAACGGCCACTACCCAGTAAACGTATCAG ATGGTGAGAAACGTGTGGATTATATTCCGGGGAACTCATCAATTCGCCTGGCAGATTTTCCTCTCAATGATGAAAGTTGGCGTAGTCGAAGATTGTTGGAATTGGCTTTGAATGTTATACCGTGGGTGCAGAAAGCACAATATCTTTTATTCCCCACCATATATGAACTTGAGCCTCAAGCCATTGATGCTTTGAAAGCAGAGTTCTCCATACCCATTTACACTGTTGGCCCTGCCATACCTTGTTTTGATAATGCCCGCATTGATGCCTCTAAACATGGCTACTTTCAATGGCTTGACAACCAACCTTCTGCCTCTGTGTTGTACATTTCTCAAGGGAGTTTTCTTTCGGTTTCTAATGAACAATTTGATGAAATTGCTGCTGGTGTGGGTGATAGTGGTGTTCCTTTCTTGTGGGTACAACCCAGAGAAAATGGTAGGTTGAAAGAGTTGTGTGGGGATAAAGGACTGGTTTTGCCATGGTGTGATCAATTGAAGGTATTGCAGCATCCTGCAATTGGGGGATTTTGGTCTCATTGTGGATGGAATTCTACTAGGGAAGGTGTTTTTAGTGGTGTTCCTTTTTTGGCATTCCCTATATTTATGGACCAACCCCTTAATGGTAAGTTTATTGTGGAGGAATGGAAGGTGGGGTGGAGGGTGAAAAGGGAGGTAAAAGAAGACACTTTGATCAGAAAAGATGAAATTTCTAGTCTTATAAGAAAATTCATGGATTTGAATGGTGATGAAGTGATGAGAAAAAGAAGCAGAGAGCTGAAACTGTTATGCCATACTGCAATTGCAAGTGGAGGATCATCAGAAACTGATATCACTGcttttctttcaaacatatTAAATGTGCCAAACTAG
- the LOC106752588 gene encoding mitoferrin: MATDARAKFQNADFRPDFHADLKVSTHDGLHFWQFMMAGSVAGCVEHMAMFPVDTVKTRMQALGSCPVKTGTVRQALKSILQSEGPSALYRGIGAMGLGAGPAHAVYFSVYETCKKRLSEGNPNNAAAHAASGVCATVASDAVFTPMDMVKQRLQLGNSGYKGVWDCVRRVMSEEGFRAFYASYRTTVLMNAPFTAVHFTTYEAAKRGLMEVSPESVDDERLIVHATAGAAAGALAAAVTTPLDVVKTQLQCQGVCGCDRFKSGSIKDVIKTIVKKDGYRGLMRGWIPRMLFHAPAAAICWSTYEAGKSFFQDFNQQKDVGTVT; the protein is encoded by the exons ATGGCGACGGATGCTAGGGCGAAGTTCCAGAACGCAGATTTCCGCCCCGATTTTCACGCGGACCTAAAGGTGTCAACTCATGACGGTCTCCACTTCTGGCAGTTCATGATGGCCGGATCTGTTGCCGGCTGTGTCGAGCACATGGCGATGTTTCCCGTTGACACCGTTAAGACCCGCATGCAGGCCTTGGGCTCTTGCCCGGTCAAAACCGGCACTGTCCGTCAAGCCCTGAAGTCCATTCTCCAATCTGAGGGCCCATCCGCCCTTTACCGTGGAATAGGCGCAATGGGCCTTGGCGCTGGCCCGGCCCATGCCGTCTATTTCTCTGTCTACGAGACCTGCAAGAAGCGTTTATCAGAGGGGAACCCTAACAACGCTGCCGCACACGCGGCCTCTGGTGTCTGCGCCACCGTGGCCAGCGATGCCGTGTTTACGCCGATGGACATGGTGAAGCAGAGGCTGCAGCTGGGGAATAGTGGGTACAAGGGGGTTTGGGATTGTGTGAGAAGGGTTATGAGCGAGGAAGGGTTTCGGGCGTTCTACGCCTCTTATAGGACTACTGTGTTGATGAACGCCCCTTTCACAGCTGTGCATTTCACGACATATGAGGCCGCAAAACGTGGTCTCATGGAGGTCTCGCCCGAGAGTGTTGATGATGAACGGTTAATTGTGCATGCCACTGCCGGTGCTGCGGCCGGAGCCTTGGCTGCCGCTGTTACGACGCCTCTGGATGTTGTGAAGACTCAATTGCAGTGTCAG GGTGTCTGTGGTTGCGATAGGTTCAAAAGTGGATCAATTAAGGATGTTATTAAAACAATAGTGAAAAAAGATGGGTATAGAGGGCTCATGCGAGGATGGATTCCAAGGATGCTCTTTCATGCTCCTGCAGCTGCTATTTGCTGGTCTACATATGAAGCTGGAAAGTCCTTTTTCCAAGATTTCAATCAGCAGAAAGACGTTGGCACTGTTACCTAA
- the LOC106752605 gene encoding ALA-interacting subunit 3-like, whose product MAGHGIKTPFALLVLEGKRSLERILLITDETSHRRSLAKTLLFIPIGVASLIASHDAVEIIDRYDSHCIPPNVIDKVAYIQTPGEKPCNRTLRVDKRMKSPIYVYYQLDNFYQNHRRNVKSQNDYQLRDSKNANSRSGCDPEDSVNGMAIVPAEISF is encoded by the exons ATGGCCGGCCATGGCATCAAAACCCCTTTTGCTCTTCTCGTGCTCGAAGGGAAACGATCCCTGGAACGCATACTTCTTATCACTGACGAGACCAGCCACCGTCGGTCACTGGCTAAGACGTTAT TGTTCATTCCCATTGGAGTTGCTTCGCTAATTGCTTCGCATGATgctgttgagattattgataggTATGACTCTCATTGCATACCACCAAATGTGATAGACAAGGTGGCATACATTCAGACTCCTGGTGAAAAGCCCTGCAATAGGACGCTACGTGTGGACAAGCGTATGAAGTCTCCTATCTATGTTTACTACCAGCTTGACAACTTTTACCAGAATCATAGGCGGAATGTTAAAAGCCAAAATGATTATCAGCTGAGGGATTCCAAAAATGCTAACTCAAGAAGTGGTTGTGACCCTGAAGATTCAGTAAATGGAATGGCAATCGTACCCGCAGAAATTAGCTTTTga
- the LOC106752606 gene encoding uncharacterized protein LOC106752606: MQEEFEMFMMGELTYFLGLQVKQTKDGIFIHQSKYCNDLLKKFKMLDYKEASTPMATNCYLDLDEAGKFQSSLKESHLTVVKRILKYLKGTKSLGLWYPSGTNIFLDGYNDYDFGGCKLDKKRTSDTCHLLGSSLISWHSKKQACVVLSTTEAEYIAAESYCAQSLWIKSRGLWYKTREHSSEM, encoded by the exons atgcaggaagaatttgaaatgttcATGATGGGAGAACTGACATATTTCCTTGGTCTACAAGTTAAGCAAACTAAAGATGGAATTTTCATTCACCAATCCAAATATTGCAATGATCTgctaaagaaattcaaaatgctGGACTACAAAGAGGCTTCAACTCCTATGGCAACCAACTGTTACCTGGATCTTGATGAAGCCGGAAA GTTTCAATCTTCACTTAAAGAATCACATCTGACAgttgtaaaaagaattttaaaatacctcAAAGGAACCAAAAGTCTAGGACTATGGTATCCAAGTGgtacaaacatttttctagatGGTTACAATGATTATGATTTTGGAGGTTGCAAACTAGACAAAAAAAGAACCAGTGACACATGTCACTTACTTGGATCATCCTTGAtctcttggcattcaaagaagCAAGCTTGTGTGGTCTTATCTACCACAGAAGCTGAGTACATAGCAGCTGAAAGCTATTGTGCACAATCCCTTTGGATCAAAAGTAGAGGATTATGGTATAAAACTAGAGAACATTCCTCTGAAATGTGA
- the LOC106752633 gene encoding UDP-glycosyltransferase 87A1 isoform X1: MAQPVQVPPTMVCHVVAVPYPGRGHVNPMMNLCKLLLSKNSQIRVTFVVTEEWLGFIGSDSKPDNIRFATIPNVIPSEESRANDFVTFLEAVMTKMEDPFEELLNRLHPPPTVIIYDTYLFWVVRLANARNIPVASFWPMSASFFAVLKHFHLLRRNGHYPVNVSEDGEKRVDYIPGNSSIRLADFPLNDESWRSRRLLELALNVIPWVQKAQYLLFPTIYELEPQAIDALKAEFSIPIYTVGPAIPCFDNARIDASKHGYFQWLDNQPSASVLYISQGSFLSVSNEQFDEIAAGVGDSGVPFLWVQPRENGRLKELCGDKGLVLPWCDQLKVLQHPAIGGFWSHCGWNSTREGVFSGVPFLAFPIFMDQPLNGKFIVEEWKVGWRVKREVKEDTLIRKDEISSLIRKFMDLNGDEVMRKRSRELKLLCHTAIASGGSSETDITAFLSNILNVPN; this comes from the exons ATGGCGCAACCGGTTCAAGTTCCACCAACCATGGTCTGCCACGTGGTAGCGGTGCCATACCCAGGACGAGGTCACGTGAATCCGATGATGAACCTCTGCAAGTTGCTACTCTCCAAAAACTCTCAAATCCGCGTAACCTTCGTGGTCACCGAAGAATGGCTCGGCTTCATCGGCTCCGACTCCAAGCCCGACAACATCCGATTCGCCACAATCCCCAACGTTATTCCCTCCGAAGAGAGTCGAGCCAACGACTTCGTCACGTTTCTTGAAGCTGTTATGACCAAAATGGAAGATCCTTTTGAAGAGTTGCTCAACCGCCTCCACCCGCCGCCGACAGTAATCATATACGACACTTACCTCTTCTGGGTGGTTCGCCTCGCCAACGCCAGAAACATTCCCGTGGCGTCGTTTTGGCCCATGTCCGCGTCGTTTTTCGCCGTGCTCAAACATTTCCATCTTCTCCGACGAAACGGCCACTACCCAGTAAACGTATCAG AAGATGGTGAGAAACGTGTGGATTATATTCCGGGGAACTCATCAATTCGCCTGGCAGATTTTCCTCTCAATGATGAAAGTTGGCGTAGTCGAAGATTGTTGGAATTGGCTTTGAATGTTATACCGTGGGTGCAGAAAGCACAATATCTTTTATTCCCCACCATATATGAACTTGAGCCTCAAGCCATTGATGCTTTGAAAGCAGAGTTCTCCATACCCATTTACACTGTTGGCCCTGCCATACCTTGTTTTGATAATGCCCGCATTGATGCCTCTAAACATGGCTACTTTCAATGGCTTGACAACCAACCTTCTGCCTCTGTGTTGTACATTTCTCAAGGGAGTTTTCTTTCGGTTTCTAATGAACAATTTGATGAAATTGCTGCTGGTGTGGGTGATAGTGGTGTTCCTTTCTTGTGGGTACAACCCAGAGAAAATGGTAGGTTGAAAGAGTTGTGTGGGGATAAAGGACTGGTTTTGCCATGGTGTGATCAATTGAAGGTATTGCAGCATCCTGCAATTGGGGGATTTTGGTCTCATTGTGGATGGAATTCTACTAGGGAAGGTGTTTTTAGTGGTGTTCCTTTTTTGGCATTCCCTATATTTATGGACCAACCCCTTAATGGTAAGTTTATTGTGGAGGAATGGAAGGTGGGGTGGAGGGTGAAAAGGGAGGTAAAAGAAGACACTTTGATCAGAAAAGATGAAATTTCTAGTCTTATAAGAAAATTCATGGATTTGAATGGTGATGAAGTGATGAGAAAAAGAAGCAGAGAGCTGAAACTGTTATGCCATACTGCAATTGCAAGTGGAGGATCATCAGAAACTGATATCACTGcttttctttcaaacatatTAAATGTGCCAAACTAG